A region of Desulfolithobacter dissulfuricans DNA encodes the following proteins:
- a CDS encoding RsbRD N-terminal domain-containing protein has protein sequence MQLAEALKIKKDKILSTWIDRVLDSYASPGFFKSSQDAFANPVGVNIREGLTRLFELLTAGASQDEYASSLDQVIRIRAVQEFTPAQAVAPILELKWVVRQILAGDKDTRPLLADLDSFDCDVDRAALAAFDIYTDCRERLYQQRIRELKSGSYVLTDTPCASALLKRKVQEVPDAT, from the coding sequence ATGCAGCTGGCCGAAGCACTTAAAATCAAGAAGGATAAGATCCTTTCCACCTGGATTGACAGGGTGCTGGACAGTTATGCTTCGCCCGGTTTCTTCAAAAGCTCACAGGATGCCTTTGCCAACCCTGTGGGAGTAAACATCCGCGAGGGTCTCACCAGACTCTTTGAGCTGCTCACAGCCGGTGCCTCGCAGGATGAATATGCAAGTTCCCTGGATCAGGTCATCCGGATCCGGGCTGTTCAGGAATTTACCCCGGCGCAGGCGGTTGCGCCAATCCTCGAACTCAAATGGGTCGTGCGGCAGATCCTGGCGGGAGATAAAGACACCCGTCCTCTGCTGGCCGACCTTGATTCTTTTGACTGTGATGTTGACCGGGCAGCTCTTGCTGCCTTTGATATTTATACGGATTGCCGCGAGCGGTTGTACCAGCAGCGGATCCGTGAGTTGAAAAGCGGCAGTTATGTCCTGACGGACACCCCCTGTGCCTCGGCGTTGTTGAAGCGTAAAGTACAGGAAGTCCCGGACGCTACCTGA
- a CDS encoding carboxy terminal-processing peptidase: MNNALRSRRPLSPAHRAWITCLLFFLLATSVAAKVLPLEFDAGRNRLIAYMLSQQLPAQHFSHKPLDDTLSRNAYDLYLRQLDPRKRFLLKTDVEQLDAFADHIDDELRRGRMVLPDAGMQLLNERIKQVDKWIDEIMDKGFDPNREEYLEVDPKKRQWAADRDALYDRWRRILKMQVLSTYLDLMEEQVKKAGSAETREDGTPALQESESAESRAIDSELWEQAMAKVKKRNHTYLHRLLQETRQEHYNRYFDAVARAFDPHTTYMAPTSREDFDIHMSGSLEGIGALLREDDGHIKVVRIIPGSAAERQGQLQAEDIILSVAEKDGDPVDITDMRIRDAVSYIRGPKGTEVRLTVQKPDGRKVVIPIVRDVVQIEETYVKSTLLKDSKQDPIGYIRVPSFYRDFSATRNGGKGRNVTDDLRRELYKLKEQGISGLILDLRNNGGGALTDAVEISGLFLPGGPVVQVRNSQGMIRILEDEDTNVAWDGPMIVLVNQFSASASEILAAALQDYGRALIIGGAHTHGKGVVQAIMDLNRNLPLLHLKKYDDLGALKVTIQKFYRVNGKSTQLQGVTPDVVVPSGLDYLKSGEKYMDYALPSDQVENVGYHKWRGARFDIGRARSLGAVWVEKSEKFQAIREETEKARVRSEQTRVAVFLAGMKKERRELEQAREEARAAGLLAEDHEQEFTENKEEKSMAAKLEEDPFVQVALYLMEGKVTEEQTASTAR; the protein is encoded by the coding sequence ATGAATAACGCACTACGTTCAAGGCGGCCGCTGTCTCCTGCCCACCGGGCATGGATCACCTGCCTGCTGTTTTTCCTTCTGGCAACCTCGGTTGCTGCCAAGGTACTGCCGCTGGAATTCGATGCCGGCCGCAATCGCCTGATCGCCTACATGCTCAGCCAGCAGCTGCCGGCCCAGCATTTCAGCCATAAACCGCTCGACGATACCCTGTCCCGCAACGCTTATGATCTCTACCTGCGTCAGCTGGATCCGCGCAAGCGGTTTCTCCTGAAGACGGACGTGGAGCAGCTTGATGCCTTTGCCGATCACATCGATGATGAACTGCGCCGTGGGCGCATGGTCCTGCCCGATGCCGGCATGCAGCTTCTGAACGAGCGGATCAAGCAGGTGGATAAATGGATTGACGAAATCATGGACAAGGGCTTCGACCCCAACCGCGAAGAGTACCTGGAGGTTGATCCCAAGAAGAGGCAGTGGGCCGCTGACCGCGACGCTCTCTATGACCGCTGGCGTCGCATCCTCAAGATGCAGGTGCTCTCGACCTATCTCGACCTGATGGAGGAGCAGGTAAAGAAAGCAGGGTCCGCGGAAACCAGAGAAGATGGCACACCGGCACTCCAGGAGAGCGAGAGCGCTGAATCCAGGGCTATCGATTCCGAGCTCTGGGAGCAGGCCATGGCCAAGGTGAAAAAACGGAATCATACCTACCTGCACCGGTTGCTGCAGGAGACCAGGCAGGAGCATTACAACCGGTATTTCGATGCAGTGGCCCGGGCCTTTGATCCCCATACAACGTACATGGCACCCACCTCAAGGGAAGATTTCGATATCCACATGAGTGGCTCCCTGGAAGGGATCGGGGCTCTGTTGCGTGAGGATGACGGTCATATCAAGGTGGTGCGGATCATTCCGGGCAGCGCCGCAGAGCGCCAGGGACAGCTCCAGGCTGAGGATATCATCCTGAGCGTGGCCGAAAAGGATGGCGACCCGGTGGATATCACCGACATGCGTATCCGCGACGCGGTCAGTTACATCCGCGGCCCCAAGGGGACCGAGGTCAGGCTCACGGTTCAGAAACCGGACGGGAGAAAGGTGGTCATCCCCATTGTCCGGGACGTGGTCCAGATCGAGGAGACCTATGTCAAGTCGACGCTCCTGAAGGATTCGAAACAGGATCCAATCGGGTATATCCGGGTGCCCAGTTTCTACCGCGACTTCTCCGCCACCCGTAACGGCGGCAAAGGCCGCAATGTCACCGATGATCTGCGCCGGGAACTGTACAAACTCAAAGAACAGGGGATCAGCGGCCTGATCCTTGACCTGCGCAACAACGGCGGCGGGGCACTCACCGACGCGGTGGAAATATCCGGTCTTTTCCTGCCCGGCGGACCGGTGGTCCAGGTCCGCAACTCCCAGGGCATGATCCGGATCCTGGAGGACGAGGACACCAACGTGGCCTGGGATGGCCCCATGATTGTCCTGGTCAACCAGTTCTCGGCTTCGGCCTCGGAGATCCTGGCCGCCGCCCTGCAGGATTATGGCCGGGCCCTGATCATCGGCGGAGCCCATACCCATGGCAAGGGGGTGGTCCAGGCCATCATGGACCTGAACCGCAACCTGCCCCTGCTTCACCTGAAGAAGTATGACGACCTGGGGGCGCTCAAGGTGACCATCCAGAAGTTCTACCGGGTCAACGGCAAGTCCACCCAACTCCAGGGGGTGACTCCGGACGTGGTGGTACCTTCGGGGCTTGACTACCTGAAAAGCGGCGAGAAGTATATGGACTACGCCTTGCCCTCGGATCAGGTGGAAAACGTTGGCTATCACAAGTGGCGGGGTGCCCGTTTCGACATCGGGCGGGCCCGCAGCCTCGGGGCGGTCTGGGTGGAAAAAAGTGAAAAGTTCCAGGCTATCCGAGAAGAAACAGAGAAGGCCCGGGTCCGCAGTGAGCAGACCAGGGTGGCTGTTTTTCTTGCCGGAATGAAAAAAGAACGCCGGGAACTGGAACAGGCCCGGGAGGAGGCAAGGGCCGCCGGGCTGCTGGCCGAGGACCATGAGCAGGAATTTACGGAAAATAAGGAAGAAAAATCCATGGCTGCCAAGCTGGAGGAGGATCCGTTCGTCCAGGTGGCGCTCTACCTGATGGAGGGAAAAGTTACTGAGGAACAAACAGCTTCAACAGCGAGATAA
- the yedF gene encoding sulfurtransferase-like selenium metabolism protein YedF gives MSATVKTLDCRGLSCPQPVLKTKEALEQGADLLEVIVDNEASKNNVSRFAASQGCEVEVVESGDGCFRLTLKGGDGAGTREFDPRDYTCPVETSSGLVYVIASDTMGRGSEELGWALLQTYIQTIKNVDPLPSKIIFYNAGVKLVTSESGALEALQELQERGWRYLPAAPAWTFTSSRPPSRSGPYPTCTISCSPWPARPRSSAPTEKQSSGTTHHE, from the coding sequence ATGAGTGCTACCGTCAAAACCCTTGACTGTAGGGGCCTTTCCTGCCCACAACCGGTACTGAAGACCAAAGAGGCTCTGGAACAGGGGGCCGATCTTCTGGAGGTTATCGTTGATAATGAGGCCTCGAAAAACAATGTTTCCCGCTTCGCCGCCAGCCAGGGCTGCGAGGTGGAGGTGGTAGAGAGTGGCGATGGCTGTTTCAGGCTGACCCTGAAAGGCGGGGATGGAGCCGGGACCCGGGAGTTCGATCCCCGGGACTATACCTGCCCGGTGGAAACCAGCTCCGGTCTGGTCTATGTCATTGCCTCCGATACCATGGGGCGCGGCAGTGAGGAGTTGGGCTGGGCCCTGCTGCAGACCTATATCCAGACCATAAAGAACGTCGATCCACTGCCGTCCAAGATTATCTTCTACAACGCTGGCGTCAAGCTGGTAACCAGTGAGTCCGGCGCCCTGGAAGCCCTGCAGGAACTGCAGGAGCGGGGGTGGAGATACTTGCCTGCGGCACCTGCCTGGACTTTTACGAGCTCAAGGCCGCCATCAAGGTCGGGGCCATATCCAACATGTACGATATCATGCAGTCCATGGCCAGCGCGTCCAAGGTCGTCAGCCCCTACTGAAAAGCAATCATCTGGAACCACACACCATGAATAA
- a CDS encoding MBL fold metallo-hydrolase yields MIQVRFWGVRGSIPCPGPTTMKYGGNTACIELRFPEVGRHIIIDAGSGIRELANHMLAHDLPKGPISTEIYLSHTHWDHIMGFPFFIPNYIPGTRIKVFGPVTYEDDPLEEVVGGQMKYRYFPVNMGELAADISYTRLKEDPHIDLGDGIILATTIINHPITALGYRFSFRGSVFCTAYDTEPFRNLFVTDPDDPSYDELMAHEGEEAAREQNRVMENFFAGADLLVHDAQYTQEEYENGKVGWGHSSIEHAIGAASRAGVKRLALFHHDPERTDTQLDGMAEIYCQNPSCGDMEIFFAREGMVLEI; encoded by the coding sequence ATGATCCAGGTACGTTTTTGGGGAGTTCGTGGTTCCATCCCCTGTCCCGGCCCGACAACCATGAAATATGGTGGCAATACGGCCTGTATCGAGCTCCGTTTTCCCGAGGTCGGCCGGCACATTATCATCGATGCCGGCTCCGGTATCCGCGAGCTGGCAAATCACATGCTGGCCCACGACCTGCCAAAGGGACCCATATCCACTGAAATCTACCTCTCCCACACCCACTGGGACCACATCATGGGTTTTCCCTTTTTCATTCCCAACTATATCCCCGGCACCAGGATCAAAGTATTCGGGCCGGTAACCTATGAAGACGATCCCCTGGAAGAGGTGGTGGGCGGGCAGATGAAGTATCGCTATTTCCCGGTGAACATGGGCGAGCTGGCCGCCGATATCAGTTATACCCGGCTCAAGGAAGATCCGCACATCGATCTCGGGGACGGCATCATCCTGGCGACCACCATTATCAACCATCCCATCACTGCCCTGGGCTACCGGTTTTCCTTCCGCGGTTCGGTGTTCTGCACCGCCTATGACACGGAACCGTTCCGCAATCTCTTTGTCACCGATCCCGATGATCCATCCTACGATGAACTGATGGCCCATGAAGGAGAGGAGGCGGCCAGGGAACAGAACAGGGTGATGGAGAATTTTTTCGCCGGGGCCGATCTCCTGGTCCATGACGCCCAGTACACCCAGGAAGAGTATGAAAACGGGAAAGTGGGATGGGGGCACAGCTCCATCGAACATGCAATCGGTGCCGCCAGCCGGGCCGGGGTCAAGCGGTTGGCCCTGTTTCACCACGATCCCGAGCGGACCGATACCCAGCTCGACGGGATGGCCGAAATCTACTGCCAGAATCCGTCCTGCGGGGACATGGAGATCTTCTTTGCCCGGGAAGGCATGGTGCTTGAGATATGA
- a CDS encoding HDOD domain-containing protein: MSDREKRLRKIRNFVDRMPSLSTTVSKVLEICSRPDTAPNDLNKVISLDPVLTGQVLKLINSAYYSLVNKVTSLTRAIIMLGLNTVKNLALSTAIIRCVGQTKKSRILPIRKFWEHSIGVGVLAKLLAQEQDIPLGEREEYFVAGLLHDLGKIPFGDEYADVLRRARSEGCDLLAVEREMLEVDHQETGQLIAEKWTLNQAITESIIYHHTPEQASEPFQRLVATVALADAYVCLFDIGYAGNMYPDENQLITALEITGLSWSTVTGLSEAIEEELLKAEIFLQV, translated from the coding sequence ATGAGTGATCGGGAAAAGCGACTGCGTAAGATCCGGAACTTTGTCGACAGGATGCCGAGCCTGTCCACCACGGTCAGCAAGGTCCTGGAGATCTGCAGCCGGCCTGATACCGCCCCCAATGATCTCAACAAGGTTATCTCCCTTGATCCCGTTCTCACCGGACAGGTCCTCAAGCTGATCAACTCGGCCTATTACTCGCTGGTCAACAAGGTTACCTCCCTGACCCGGGCGATTATCATGCTCGGTCTCAACACGGTCAAGAACCTGGCCCTGTCCACGGCCATCATCCGCTGCGTCGGTCAGACCAAAAAGTCGAGAATCCTCCCCATCCGCAAGTTCTGGGAACACTCCATCGGGGTCGGGGTGCTGGCCAAGCTGCTGGCCCAGGAGCAGGATATCCCCCTGGGTGAGCGAGAGGAATATTTTGTCGCCGGGCTGCTCCATGATCTCGGCAAGATTCCCTTTGGCGATGAGTACGCCGACGTCCTGCGCCGGGCCAGGAGCGAGGGATGCGACCTGCTGGCGGTGGAACGGGAGATGCTGGAGGTGGATCACCAGGAAACCGGCCAGCTGATCGCCGAAAAATGGACCCTGAACCAGGCCATTACCGAGTCTATCATCTATCACCACACCCCGGAGCAGGCCAGCGAGCCGTTTCAACGTCTGGTGGCCACGGTCGCTCTGGCCGACGCCTATGTCTGTCTTTTCGATATCGGCTATGCCGGCAACATGTATCCGGACGAGAACCAGCTGATCACGGCCCTGGAAATCACCGGGCTGTCGTGGTCGACCGTCACCGGCCTGTCCGAGGCCATTGAAGAGGAACTGCTGAAGGCAGAGATCTTTCTGCAGGTATGA